The nucleotide window GCGGCGAACCAGGGCTCGCCGACGTTCACCAGCGTGAACCCGAGGCCCACCACCGGCGAGTTGCCGCCCACGAAATTGGCGATCAGGGACGCGGCAGTTCCGGCGACCAGAGCGGTCCACCGGACCCGCGGTCCGGCGATCAAAAGGGTGCCAAGAAGCAACCCGTTCGGGGGCCAGAACAGGGCCATCCGCTCGGGCTCGGTGCGGAACTCCAAGCCGAGCATGGCGGCGGCGAAATAGACCGCCCCGAAACCGAGGCCGCGTGCGACATCGGCCGGTCGAACGAGCGAGGTGTGGGGTACGGGCGCCGCGGGTGCGTTCATGGCTCGGCGGGCGCCGGGAGTGGGAGAATGGGCGGTGTTTAGACGAAGGCTACTGCGCCGGAGAGCGGGCCGCAAGCGGCTTGATGAAAGTAAAGTGAGTGATGCGGTGCGATTACAGCCCGAACGCGATCCCTAACGCGTGCGCCGAATGCGCCTCACAAGGCGCGCATCTGCGAGGCACTATCGTCGAGTCTCCCTTTTCGAAACAAGCCGGGGCCGCGTGATTCGTAGCCCCACGCTACTCGGGTGTCGGCCCGTCCTTCTTGCGGCGGGTGCTGTCGTTGTCGAGCCGGTTGAGCGTGTCCGAGCGGTAGCGGCCGAGGTCCTCTTCCGCATGGGCCGCCTCTTCGGGGTTCTCGGCGAGGTCGCGTTTCAGTTCGGCGCGGCGGTGCTTGTTGCCGCGCTTCTTCAACTTCCGCTTGAGATCGCGAAGCATCCGCTTATCGGGATCAGGCACGGCACCAACCTCCGTCGGAAATCGTCACGGCGAACTTGAAACCCAGGGGCCGGGGCTTGAAACTGCCCTCATGGCACGCATCCTGATCGCCACTGACGCATGGCACCCACAGGTGAGTGGAGTAGTCCGCACGCTCGACACCACGTCCCGGCTCCTGCGCGAGCAGGGGCACGCCGTCGAGGTGATCGAGCCCACCCCTTACCCCGCACTCCGGGTGCCGTTTTACCCCGAAATCCCGCTCGTGCTGCCGCGCCCCGGACGCATCTACGAGCGGGTCTACCAGTTTAGACCGGACCACGTCCATATTTCCACAGAGGGACCGATCGGCCTCCTGGTTCGCCGGTTCTGCACGCGAATGCGCTGGCGGTTCACGACCTCATATCACACGCGGTTCCCCGAGTACCTGAAGAAGCTGGCGCGGGTGCCCGAGGGACTCACGTACCAGTTCCTGAAGTGGTTTCACGGTCCGTCGGCGTGCATGATGGTCGCGACGCCGAGCCTGGAGGCGGAACTCATTGCCCGCGGGTTCCGTGCGCCGATCCGGCGGTGGTCGCGGGGTGTCGATTTGGGGCTGTTCCGCCCGCGCCCGAAACCGGACCTGGAATACCCGCGCCCGGTGCTGCTATACGTGGGGCGGGTCTCACACGAGAAGGGCATCGGCGACTTCCTGAAGCTCAAAACTGCCGGCACGAAGCTGGTGGTCGGCGACGGACCGGCGCGGGCCGAACTGGAACGCGAGCACCCCGACGCGACATTCCTGGGCTACCGCAAGGGCGAACCACTCGGCGAGGTGTACGCCGCGGCGGACCTGTTCGTGTTCCCGAGCCGGACCGACACGTTCGGGATCGTGCTGATTGAGGCGCTGGCGAGCGGGTTACCGGTCGCGGCGTACCCGGTGACCGGCCCGGTGGACATCGTCACGCGCCCGGAACTCGGCGCGCTCAACGACGACCTGAGCGTCGCGGTATCGAAGGCGCTGGCCGAAGGGAGCCCGCGGGCGTGTGCGGAGGAAGGGGCCCGCTACACCTGGGCGAACTGCACGGCGCAGTTCGTGTCGAACTTAGCGCCGGTAAGGTGATGCGGTTTGCGAAAATGCGCCGCAGGTTGCCCGGCGGAGATGGCCATCGGGTCACCAATCCGTGGCGCATGACGCAGTACGCCAGAATGGTTATGCAGAGCGCCGTTGCAG belongs to Gemmata obscuriglobus and includes:
- a CDS encoding glycosyltransferase family 4 protein, whose translation is MARILIATDAWHPQVSGVVRTLDTTSRLLREQGHAVEVIEPTPYPALRVPFYPEIPLVLPRPGRIYERVYQFRPDHVHISTEGPIGLLVRRFCTRMRWRFTTSYHTRFPEYLKKLARVPEGLTYQFLKWFHGPSACMMVATPSLEAELIARGFRAPIRRWSRGVDLGLFRPRPKPDLEYPRPVLLYVGRVSHEKGIGDFLKLKTAGTKLVVGDGPARAELEREHPDATFLGYRKGEPLGEVYAAADLFVFPSRTDTFGIVLIEALASGLPVAAYPVTGPVDIVTRPELGALNDDLSVAVSKALAEGSPRACAEEGARYTWANCTAQFVSNLAPVR